A region from the Benincasa hispida cultivar B227 chromosome 8, ASM972705v1, whole genome shotgun sequence genome encodes:
- the LOC120082587 gene encoding (3S,6E)-nerolidol synthase 1 isoform X3 produces MNDNNLHEVALRFRLLRQQGYYVSSDVFNVFMEEEGHFKQNLEQDIKGLMSLYEASHLCLPGEEDILDEAKKFSSKILKEYITNNSIDSKEANNVSRTLANPYHTSFSKFMVKDYFGIGDLDATNNGWANAFQQLAKMDFNIAQNMHQQELFQFKRWWKETGLGKTLPFARDQPLKWYICSLVCLIDPCFSDERIQLSKAVSFIYLIDDMFDVYGSLGQLTLFTEVVKRWDVTMAEALPECMKICFKSLYQITNEISSKIYKKHAWNPIDSLQKSWAKLCDAFLVEGRWFASGDSPSAEEYLRNGVVSSGVHVVLVHVFFLLGQSITNHTVHLLDNDPIIISSAATILRLQDDLGTAKDENQEGYDGSYVNYYMIDNQDASIETTRNHIANLISNTWKKLNKECLSSSNPFPLPFVEASLNIARFVPILYGYDQNQNLPTLEKLVKCMLYKKV; encoded by the exons ATGAATGACAACAACCTTCATGAGGTTGCACTTCGCTTTCGACTTCTAAGACAACAAGGTTATTACGTGTCTTCAG ATGTGTTCAACGTTTTCATGGAGGAGGAGGGACATTTCAAGCAGAATCTTGAGCAAGACATCAAAGGGTTAATGAGTTTATATGAAGCTTCACATTTATGCTTACCAGGAGAAGAAGATATACTCGACGAAGCAAAAAAATTTAGCTCCAAAATCTTAAAAGAATACATCACAAACAATAGTATTGATAGCAAAGAGGCTAATAATGTTTCAAGAACTTTGGCAAATCCATATCATACAAGCTTCTCAAAATTCATGGTCAAAGATTATTTTGGAATAGGAGATTTAGATGCCACAAATAATGGATGGGCCAATGCTTTTCAACAACTGGCCAAAATGGATTTCAACATCGCCCAAAATATGCACCAACAAGAACTTTTCCAATTCAAACG ATGGTGGAAAGAGACGGGTCTAGGTAAAACATTGCCATTTGCAAGGGACCAACCACTTAAATGGTACATTTGTTCGTTGGTTTGCCTCATAGATCCATGTTTTTCCGATGAAAGGATTCAACTTTCAAAAGCCGTCTCCTTTATCTATCTTATCGACGACATGTTCGATGTTTATGGCTCGCTCGGCCAGCTTACATTGTTCACAGAAGTAGTTAAAAG ATGGGATGTTACAATGGCCGAAGCACTACCAGAGTGTATGAAGATCTGTTTCAAATCACTTTACCAAATCACTAATGAAATTAGTAGTAAAATCTATAAGAAGCACGCTTGGAATCCTATCGACTCTTTACAAAAATCg tggGCAAAGCTTTGCGACGCATTCCTTGTGGAAGGAAGATGGTTTGCTAGTGGTGATTCTCCAAGTGCCGAAGAGTATTTAAGAAATGGAGTTGTGAGCAGTGGAGTTCATGTGGTTTTGGTTCATGTCTTCTTTTTGTTAGGACAATCAATTACCAATCATACTGTTCATCTTTTAGACAATGACCCAATTATTATTTCTTCTGCTGCTACCATTTTGCGCCTTCAAGATGACCTGGGAACTGCCAAG GACGAGAATCAAGAGGGATATGATGGATCATATGTGAATTACTACATGATAGACAATCAAGATGCTTCTATTGAGACCACTCGAAACCACATTgccaatttgatttcaaatacATGGAAGAAGCTCAATAAAGAATGTTTGTCCTCCAGTAATCCATTCCCTCTTCCTTTCGTTGAAGCTTCTTTGAATATTGCAAGATTTGTGCCCATTTTATACGGTTatgatcaaaaccaaaacctTCCCACGCTTGAGAAGCTTGTCAAATGCATGCTGTATAAAAAAGTGTAA
- the LOC120082587 gene encoding (3S,6E)-nerolidol synthase 1 isoform X1 yields the protein MAETKFSIKLHSNNDQCLSSSFFQLLSDNSHKDLMSCTLDDSLKTLNLIDAVHRLGLDYRFKTEIDVILQHQYAIFIDLDGDHMNDNNLHEVALRFRLLRQQGYYVSSDVFNVFMEEEGHFKQNLEQDIKGLMSLYEASHLCLPGEEDILDEAKKFSSKILKEYITNNSIDSKEANNVSRTLANPYHTSFSKFMVKDYFGIGDLDATNNGWANAFQQLAKMDFNIAQNMHQQELFQFKRWWKETGLGKTLPFARDQPLKWYICSLVCLIDPCFSDERIQLSKAVSFIYLIDDMFDVYGSLGQLTLFTEVVKRWDVTMAEALPECMKICFKSLYQITNEISSKIYKKHAWNPIDSLQKSWAKLCDAFLVEGRWFASGDSPSAEEYLRNGVVSSGVHVVLVHVFFLLGQSITNHTVHLLDNDPIIISSAATILRLQDDLGTAKDENQEGYDGSYVNYYMIDNQDASIETTRNHIANLISNTWKKLNKECLSSSNPFPLPFVEASLNIARFVPILYGYDQNQNLPTLEKLVKCMLYKKV from the exons ATGGCCGAAACAAAGTTCTCAATTAAACTTCACAGCAATAATGATCAATGTCTCAGTTCTTCTTTCTTCCAATTACTCTCTGATAATTCTCAT AAGGATTTAATGAGCTGCACTCTGGATGATTCTTTGAAAACTTTGAATTTGATTGATGCTGTCCATCGTCTAGGTCTCGACTACCGTTTCAAAACCGAGATTGATGTCATTTTACAACACCAATATGCAATTTTTATCGATCTCGACGGTGATCATATGAATGACAACAACCTTCATGAGGTTGCACTTCGCTTTCGACTTCTAAGACAACAAGGTTATTACGTGTCTTCAG ATGTGTTCAACGTTTTCATGGAGGAGGAGGGACATTTCAAGCAGAATCTTGAGCAAGACATCAAAGGGTTAATGAGTTTATATGAAGCTTCACATTTATGCTTACCAGGAGAAGAAGATATACTCGACGAAGCAAAAAAATTTAGCTCCAAAATCTTAAAAGAATACATCACAAACAATAGTATTGATAGCAAAGAGGCTAATAATGTTTCAAGAACTTTGGCAAATCCATATCATACAAGCTTCTCAAAATTCATGGTCAAAGATTATTTTGGAATAGGAGATTTAGATGCCACAAATAATGGATGGGCCAATGCTTTTCAACAACTGGCCAAAATGGATTTCAACATCGCCCAAAATATGCACCAACAAGAACTTTTCCAATTCAAACG ATGGTGGAAAGAGACGGGTCTAGGTAAAACATTGCCATTTGCAAGGGACCAACCACTTAAATGGTACATTTGTTCGTTGGTTTGCCTCATAGATCCATGTTTTTCCGATGAAAGGATTCAACTTTCAAAAGCCGTCTCCTTTATCTATCTTATCGACGACATGTTCGATGTTTATGGCTCGCTCGGCCAGCTTACATTGTTCACAGAAGTAGTTAAAAG ATGGGATGTTACAATGGCCGAAGCACTACCAGAGTGTATGAAGATCTGTTTCAAATCACTTTACCAAATCACTAATGAAATTAGTAGTAAAATCTATAAGAAGCACGCTTGGAATCCTATCGACTCTTTACAAAAATCg tggGCAAAGCTTTGCGACGCATTCCTTGTGGAAGGAAGATGGTTTGCTAGTGGTGATTCTCCAAGTGCCGAAGAGTATTTAAGAAATGGAGTTGTGAGCAGTGGAGTTCATGTGGTTTTGGTTCATGTCTTCTTTTTGTTAGGACAATCAATTACCAATCATACTGTTCATCTTTTAGACAATGACCCAATTATTATTTCTTCTGCTGCTACCATTTTGCGCCTTCAAGATGACCTGGGAACTGCCAAG GACGAGAATCAAGAGGGATATGATGGATCATATGTGAATTACTACATGATAGACAATCAAGATGCTTCTATTGAGACCACTCGAAACCACATTgccaatttgatttcaaatacATGGAAGAAGCTCAATAAAGAATGTTTGTCCTCCAGTAATCCATTCCCTCTTCCTTTCGTTGAAGCTTCTTTGAATATTGCAAGATTTGTGCCCATTTTATACGGTTatgatcaaaaccaaaacctTCCCACGCTTGAGAAGCTTGTCAAATGCATGCTGTATAAAAAAGTGTAA
- the LOC120082587 gene encoding (3S,6E)-nerolidol synthase 1 isoform X2, with protein MSCTLDDSLKTLNLIDAVHRLGLDYRFKTEIDVILQHQYAIFIDLDGDHMNDNNLHEVALRFRLLRQQGYYVSSDVFNVFMEEEGHFKQNLEQDIKGLMSLYEASHLCLPGEEDILDEAKKFSSKILKEYITNNSIDSKEANNVSRTLANPYHTSFSKFMVKDYFGIGDLDATNNGWANAFQQLAKMDFNIAQNMHQQELFQFKRWWKETGLGKTLPFARDQPLKWYICSLVCLIDPCFSDERIQLSKAVSFIYLIDDMFDVYGSLGQLTLFTEVVKRWDVTMAEALPECMKICFKSLYQITNEISSKIYKKHAWNPIDSLQKSWAKLCDAFLVEGRWFASGDSPSAEEYLRNGVVSSGVHVVLVHVFFLLGQSITNHTVHLLDNDPIIISSAATILRLQDDLGTAKDENQEGYDGSYVNYYMIDNQDASIETTRNHIANLISNTWKKLNKECLSSSNPFPLPFVEASLNIARFVPILYGYDQNQNLPTLEKLVKCMLYKKV; from the exons ATGAGCTGCACTCTGGATGATTCTTTGAAAACTTTGAATTTGATTGATGCTGTCCATCGTCTAGGTCTCGACTACCGTTTCAAAACCGAGATTGATGTCATTTTACAACACCAATATGCAATTTTTATCGATCTCGACGGTGATCATATGAATGACAACAACCTTCATGAGGTTGCACTTCGCTTTCGACTTCTAAGACAACAAGGTTATTACGTGTCTTCAG ATGTGTTCAACGTTTTCATGGAGGAGGAGGGACATTTCAAGCAGAATCTTGAGCAAGACATCAAAGGGTTAATGAGTTTATATGAAGCTTCACATTTATGCTTACCAGGAGAAGAAGATATACTCGACGAAGCAAAAAAATTTAGCTCCAAAATCTTAAAAGAATACATCACAAACAATAGTATTGATAGCAAAGAGGCTAATAATGTTTCAAGAACTTTGGCAAATCCATATCATACAAGCTTCTCAAAATTCATGGTCAAAGATTATTTTGGAATAGGAGATTTAGATGCCACAAATAATGGATGGGCCAATGCTTTTCAACAACTGGCCAAAATGGATTTCAACATCGCCCAAAATATGCACCAACAAGAACTTTTCCAATTCAAACG ATGGTGGAAAGAGACGGGTCTAGGTAAAACATTGCCATTTGCAAGGGACCAACCACTTAAATGGTACATTTGTTCGTTGGTTTGCCTCATAGATCCATGTTTTTCCGATGAAAGGATTCAACTTTCAAAAGCCGTCTCCTTTATCTATCTTATCGACGACATGTTCGATGTTTATGGCTCGCTCGGCCAGCTTACATTGTTCACAGAAGTAGTTAAAAG ATGGGATGTTACAATGGCCGAAGCACTACCAGAGTGTATGAAGATCTGTTTCAAATCACTTTACCAAATCACTAATGAAATTAGTAGTAAAATCTATAAGAAGCACGCTTGGAATCCTATCGACTCTTTACAAAAATCg tggGCAAAGCTTTGCGACGCATTCCTTGTGGAAGGAAGATGGTTTGCTAGTGGTGATTCTCCAAGTGCCGAAGAGTATTTAAGAAATGGAGTTGTGAGCAGTGGAGTTCATGTGGTTTTGGTTCATGTCTTCTTTTTGTTAGGACAATCAATTACCAATCATACTGTTCATCTTTTAGACAATGACCCAATTATTATTTCTTCTGCTGCTACCATTTTGCGCCTTCAAGATGACCTGGGAACTGCCAAG GACGAGAATCAAGAGGGATATGATGGATCATATGTGAATTACTACATGATAGACAATCAAGATGCTTCTATTGAGACCACTCGAAACCACATTgccaatttgatttcaaatacATGGAAGAAGCTCAATAAAGAATGTTTGTCCTCCAGTAATCCATTCCCTCTTCCTTTCGTTGAAGCTTCTTTGAATATTGCAAGATTTGTGCCCATTTTATACGGTTatgatcaaaaccaaaacctTCCCACGCTTGAGAAGCTTGTCAAATGCATGCTGTATAAAAAAGTGTAA